In Pochonia chlamydosporia 170 chromosome 3, whole genome shotgun sequence, the following are encoded in one genomic region:
- a CDS encoding methylitaconate delta2-delta3-isomerase (similar to Metarhizium robertsii ARSEF 23 XP_011411238.1), which produces MKTDSAVQTPSSHHYNTYNPTLLSHLHFSKMHLSTISSLLLLAGATAAAPSRRDTKPDADLPPVVKVNTRADNVDLIAKLMTAPTQADRIKLLNQPGDFVFDFNPNSTVAGSESKGKGGVSVAATSKTFPALVGNGASMTVGFLGPCGMNTPHVHNRATELNFVAEGRLVTNFVEENGAAPVANTLSKFQMAVFPQGAIHIEFNPDCTDTVFVAGFNNADPGVQTIAQSFFNLRPDIVSATLGGVQSLNGADIESFRPMIPANIALGIDSCLKKCGIKRNAKRDINELFA; this is translated from the coding sequence ATGAAAACAGACTCAGCAGTACAAACACCATCTTCTCACCACTACAACACATACAACCCAACTCTTCTCTCTCACTTACACTTCTCAAAAATGCATCTGTCTACGATCTCCTctctcttgctcttggccgGCGCCACTGCCGCCGCTCCCTCCAGGCGAGACACCAAGCCTGACGCCGACCTCCCTCCCGTCGTCAAGGTCAACACTCGCGCTGACAACGTCGACCTCATCGCCAAGCTCATGACTGCCCCAACACAAGCCGACCGCATCAAGCTTCTCAACCAGCCTGGCGACTTCGTATTCGACTTCAACCCCAACAGCACCGTAGCTGGCTCCGAgtccaaaggcaaaggcggcgtTTCCGTCGCCGCCACATCCAAGACCTTCCCTGCCCTCGTTGGCAACGGCGCCTCCATGACAGTCGGTTTCCTCGGCCCCTGTGGCATGAACACTCCCCATGTTCACAACCGTGCCACAGAGCTCAACTTCGTCGCCGAGGGCCGCCTCGTCACCAACTTTGTTGAAGAGAATGGCGCTGCGCCCGTCGCCAACACATTGTCAAAGTTCCAGATGGCTGTGTTCCCTCAGGGCGCCATCCACATCGAGTTCAACCCCGACTGCACGGATACCGtgtttgttgctggcttcAACAATGCCGATCCTGGCGTTCAGACTATTGcccagagcttcttcaacctgcGGCCTGATATTGTCAGCGCTACGCTCGGCGGCGTGCAGTCTTTGAATGGTGCTGATATCGAGAGCTTCCGGCCCATGATTCCTGCGAATATTGCCCTGGGCATTGATTCGTGTTTGAAGAAGTGTGGTATTAAGCGCAATGCTAAGCGTGATATTAATGAGCTTTTTGCATAA
- a CDS encoding DnaJ domain-containing protein (similar to Metarhizium acridum CQMa 102 XP_007815403.1) → MSPPLPPDPYKILGVSKDAKAPEIRSAHRRLVLQCHPDKVQDPTLKAQKQDEFQKVQQAYELLTDEHERQKYDDKVKLEELRKQFQGKANISSPRAARYSTPDEARGTESRASPFKASVSPSGVKYTYTGLSDEDLGRGPRIFEAAPRSSRREASYTEKPSKRESERERERERERDKDRDRERRRQQEDAIRRAEKDAKEARRAEKRAREKQMAKDMKRQSEEKKRHAKPYIEPFDDEPPIVRSDKKKSSSSSRKYDEKRDRSSGREDMPSVPPPRLQRSWTTDVEYATSYIQASKAKNAPGPKRSATYHIRTVQPPAPTPPPIPGQTAPFPAPDDDARRSSARARRGSEDGPRLSRERSYRVSSRDTLDDPPIISVSPSTRHAPQFASPSSPPRTDLPRTKTMPQEPVSYSRTPPGLSRSQTFNVFESADRPRGRDRSRMQAQVEESDSEDYERRRDRKHRSSRRHHSPEQMRTENVSRYQVDGSRSRLHSSYSRRIEPEVVDSYNYFHPQEVRPPMPGRETSYSTSAGSKFPKIKTSKAYGIEDVQYSYYDRPSREEYVAYA, encoded by the coding sequence ATGAGTCCCCCACTACCACCTGACCCGTATAAGATTCTTGGGGTATCGAAAGATGCAAAAGCTCCAGAGATCCGATCTGCGCATCGCCGCCTCGTCTTACAATGTCATCCAGACAAGGTTCAAGACCCAACGCTCAAGGCCCAAAAGCAGGACGAGTTTCAGAAGGTGCAGCAGGCTTACGAGCTGCTCACTGATGAACATGAGCGGCAAAAATATGACGACAAGGTTAAACTAGAAGAACTGCGCAAGCAGTTCCAAGGCAAGGCCAACATCTCAAGTCCTCGAGCTGCGAGATATTCCACTCCAGACGAGGCCAGGGGCACGGAATCCCGGGCTTCACCCTTCAAGGCCAGTGTCAGCCCTTCAGGTGTAAAGTACACATACACCGGCCTCTCGGACGAAGATCTTGGTCGAGGGCCGCGCATCTTTGAGGCTGCTCCGAGATCATCCCGACGTGAAGCAAGCTACACAGAGAAGCCTTCAAAACGAGAATCGGAGAGAGAACGAGAACGAGAAAGAGAGCGTGACAAAGATCGAGACCGAGAGCGTCGACGACAGCAGGAGGACGCTATCAGGCGGGCGGAGAAGGACGCAAAAGAAGCCCGCCGGGCTGAGAAACGAGCACGAGAAaagcaaatggccaaggacaTGAAACGACAGtcggaggagaagaagcgacACGCGAAGCCTTACATCGAGCCGTTCGATGACGAACCCCCGATTGTCAGGTctgacaagaagaagtcTAGCAGCAGTAGCAGGAAGTACGATGAGAAGCGAGATCGCTCGTCTGGTAGGGAGGACATGCCTTCAGTTCCTCCTCCGAGACTTCAGCGGTCTTGGACTACCGACGTTGAATATGCCACATCGTATATCCAAGCTTCAAAGGCCAAAAACGCGCCAGGTCCGAAGCGGTCGGCGACCTACCATATTCGAACAGTCCAGCCGCCAGCTCCTACTCCTCCGCCCATCCCCGGCCAAACTGCGCCCTTCCCAGCtcctgatgatgatgctcgCCGGTCATCCGCTAGAGCACGCCGCGGCTCTGAAGATGGCCCAAGACTGTCCCGGGAACGATCTTATCGTGTGTCATCAAGGGACACACTGGACGATCCCCCCATTATCAGCGTGTCTCCCTCCACGCGACACGCCCCTCAATTTGCGTCGCCTAGCTCTCCCCCAAGGACCGATCTGCCCCGAACAAAGACGATGCCTCAGGAGCCAGTATCGTACTCCCGTACGCCGCCCGGCCTTTCAAGGTCTCAGACTTTTAATGTCTTCGAGTCCGCTGACCGCCCGCGTGGACGCGATCGTTCGCGTATGCAAGCTCAAGTCGAAGAGTCAGATTCTGAGGACTATGAGAGGCGCCGGGATAGGAAACATCGAAGCAGTAGGAGACACCACTCTCCAGAGCAAATGAGAACTGAAAATGTCTCTCGTTACCAAGTCGATGGAAGTCGCAGTAGACTTCACAGCTCGTATAGTCGTCGCATCGAACCCGAAGTGGTCGATTCATACAACTACTTTCACCCCCAAGAGGTCCGCCCTCCGATGCCAGGTCGTGAAACCAGTTACAGTACCTCGGCCGGCAGCAAGTTCCCCAAGATCAAGACGTCAAAAGCCTACGGCATCGAAGACGTTCAATACAGTTACTATGACAGGCCATCCCGCGAGGAGTATGTGGCATATGCATGA
- a CDS encoding allantoinase (similar to Aspergillus terreus NIH2624 XP_001214865.1) — protein MTASNSHGPLTVLVSSRAVISQPDNSLTVSPATISISSVTGKIVSVTPEIVPQSSFPADTTYVDHSPKLLLPGLVDAHVHLNEPGRTEWEGFWTGTRAAASGGVTTVIDMPLNAIPPTTTVAGFKEKLAASEGQLWVDVGFYGGVIPGNADELKPLVEMGVRGFKGFLIESGVDEFPAISPKDMALAMETLKDSATTLMFHAEMEPCAGHTNGHTNGHTNGNTNGESNGLTNGHTNGQTNGHVTPSDVTAYQTFLDSRPPTFETTAVQEILSAAHIAPSLNLHIVHLSATQCIPLLKAARANGVKITAETCFHYLGLSAEEIEKGDTRHKCCPPIREGRNRDGLWEELVAEDSCIKTVVSDHSPCTPELKLLPKELWSATESAPAQKKDTAAGDFMAAWGGISSVGLGLPIIYSTAKQRSKTSKTPTITDIVRLCCQATAEQVGLSHRKGSIKVGMDADICVFDDAEVWTFSQGDMRWKNRCSPWEGHEFTGRVKETWLRGRKVFELDAQNGGFVGMKPVGESITEQRTA, from the exons ATGACGGCGAGCAACTCTCATGGACCCCTCACCGTCCTGGTGTCCAGTCGAGCTGTCATCAGCCAGCCCGACAACTCACTGACCGTCTCACCTGCGActatttccatttcatcaGTCACGGGCAAGATTGTCTCTGTGACACCAGAGATTGTTCCACAGAGCAGTTTCCCCGCGGACACGACATATGTGGACCATTCGCCCAAGTTGCTACTTCCCGGCTTGGTCGACGCCCATGTACATCTCAATGAGCCTGGTCGTACGGAATGGGAAGGATTTTGGACGGGAACCAGAGCCGCTGCTAGCGGTGGCGTGACGACGGTGATTGATATGCCGTTGAATGCTATCCCTCCTACGACTACTGTTGCTGGGTTCAAAGAGAAGCTGGCGGCTAGCGAGGGTCAGTTGTGGGTGGATGTGGGCTTTTATGGAGGAGTGATTCCTGGAAACGCTGATGAGCTGAAGCCACTTGTTGAGATGGGAGTTAGAGGTTTTAAGGGGTTCTTGATTGAATCAGGT GTGGACGAGTTTCCGGCTATTTCTCCCAAGGACATGGCCTTGGCGATGGAGACGCTCAAGGATAGTGCCACAACTCTCATGTTCCATGCTGAGATGGAACCGTGTGCTGGCCACACAAACGGTCACACAAATGGGCATACCAATGGCAACACTAATGGAGAGAGCAATGGGCTTACCAATGGCCATACTAATGGACAAACAAACGGCCATGTAACACCAAGTGATGTTACGGCTTACCAGACTTTTCTCGACTCTAGACCACCAACTTTTGAGACGACTGCAGTTCAAGAGATTCTGTCAGCGGCGCACATTGCACCATCTTTGAACTTGCACATTGTCCATCTCTCAGCTACGCAGTGCATTCCCCTCCTTAAAGCAGCCAGAGCAAATGGGGTCAAAATCACCGCAGAAACTTGCTTCCACTACTTGGGGCTTTCAGCAGAAGAGATTGAAAAGGGCGATACTAGGCACAAGTGTTGTCCGCCGATCCGAGAGGGCCGCAACAGAGATGGCCTGTGGGAAGAACTAGTGGCGGAGGACTCTTGCATCAAAACCGTCGTGTCGGACCATTCGCCTTGCACGCCAGAACTTAAACTGCTTCCCAAGGAACTCTGGTCAGCTACGGAGTCGGCTCCAGCACAGAAGAAGGATACCGCTGCGGGAGATTTCATGGCCGCATGGGGCGGCATTTCTTCAGTTGGCCTCGGCCTGCCCATCATCTACTCAACTGCCAAGCAGCGAAGCAAGACATCCAAAACTCCCACAATCACCGACATCGTTCGACTTTGCTGCCAAGCCACTGCTGAGCAGGTAGGTCTCTCACATCGTAAGGGGTCCATCAAGGTTGGCATGGACGCAGATATTTGTGtctttgacgatgcggaAGTGTGGACATTTTCACAGGGTGATATGCGGTGGAAGAACAGGTGTTCACCGTGGGAAGGCCACGAATTCACCGGTAGAGTGAAGGAGACTTGGTTGCGCGGCCGAAAAGTTTTTGAATTGGATGCCCAGAATGGCGGGTTTGTTGGAATGAAACCTGTTGGCGAGAGCATTACGGAGCAAAGGACAGCATGA
- a CDS encoding chitosanase (similar to Metarhizium robertsii ARSEF 23 XP_007819526.1), producing MLFTVSTVAALSALASAYDLPDNLRSIYDAHKNGDCNSALSGAMNTGAVYCGDIPNAIFLKGSNEYDNMDIDCDGANNSAGDCANDPSGQGQTSFVDTVSQYGIQDLDANIHPYVVFGNEGGSPSFNPQDHGLQPLSVMAVVCNNQVFYGIWGDTNGGTSTGEASISLAKLCFPNDGLNGDKGHGEKDVLYIGFPGDEAATGKDGANWTAGSTQEFEDSIKALGDKLVAGLPA from the exons ATGCTCTTTACAGTTTCCACCGTCGCCGCCCTCAGCGCCTTGGCATCCGCGTACGATCTCCCCGATAATCTGCGATCAATCTACGATGCTCACAAG AATGGTGACTGCAACTCCGCACTATCCGGCGCCATGAACACCGGCGCCGTCTACTGCGGCGACatccccaacgccatcttcctcaagGGCAGCAACGAATACGACAACATGGACATCGACTGCGACGGCGCCAACAACTCCGCCGGCGACTGTGCCAACGACCCCAGCGGCCAGGGCCAGACCTCCTTTGTCGATACCGTTTCGCAGTACGGAATCCAGGACCTGGATGCGAATATCCATCCGTACGTGGTGTTCGGCAACGAGGGCGGCTCCCCGTCGTTTAACCCCCAGGACCATGGGCTGCAGCCGCTGAGTGTCATGGCCGTAGTCTGCAATAACCAGGTG TTCTACGGCATTTGGGGTGACACTAATGGCGGAACTTCCACGGGTGAGGCGTCCATTTCGCTGGCGAAGCTGTGCTTTCCGAATGATGGGCTCAATGGGGATAAGGGCCACGGGGAGAAGGATGTTTTGTATATCGGGTTTCCGGGGGATGAGGCGGCTACGGGGAAGGATGGCGCGAATTGGACGGCGGGGAGTACGCAGGAGTTTGAGGACAGTATTAAGGCTTTGGGGGATaagcttgttgctggatTGCCTGCGTAG
- a CDS encoding spherulin-1B precursor (similar to Metarhizium acridum CQMa 102 XP_007816111.1): MSQATAQLAAVINILSTLRPYFPQIVQLVSRHETPSTMIDPAIRLRRAIHIGDNLLAKRILDSHPTLLHNPDSSLPGLSNSNLHLAASLGHQEICEILLKAGHEDPCPALNENHQTALMLASSAGHSEVVHLLCEYDRSCILRRDIRGRDAIMEASMGGHDTALQILLTYVPGGPREAVQRADLEGNTALHFASSNGNLLGLRTLLAAGADVERRNIWNWTPAAYSATVQAEVYLKGLVTEVERRQQLKKEIEATKNRKVGTVRVVAADSDDE; the protein is encoded by the exons ATGTCACAGGCTACTGCTCAGCTTGCAGCTGTCATCAACATCTTGTCAACACTTCGGCCGTATTTTCCTCAAATTGTGCAGCTCGTTTCACGTCATGagacaccatccaccat GATCGACCCGGCCATTCGTCTGAGACGCGCTATTCATATCGGTGACAACCTCTTAGCCAAACGAATCCTCGACTCCCATCCGACCCTTCTTCACAATCCCGATTCATCATTGCCCGGACTATCCAATTCAAACCTACACCTAGCCGCATCCCTCGGCCACCAGGAAATATGCGAGATTCTCCTGAAAGCCGGCCATGAAGACCCCTGTCCTGCCCTCAACGAGAATCACCAGACGGCTTTGATGCTGGCGTCATCTGCCGGGCACTCCGAAGTTGTACATTTACTCTGCGAATACGATAGAAGCTGCATTCTACGACGAGATATTAGGGGCCGtgatgccatcatggaagcCAGCATGGGCGGCCACGACACCGCTCTTCAGATCCTCTTGACATACGTGCCCGGCGGCCCACGTGAGGCCGTTCAGAGGGCCGATTTAGAAGGCAATACGGCATTGCACTTTGCCAGCAGCAATGGGAATTTGTTGGGGCTACGTACATTACTTGCGGCTGGCGCCGATGTAGAACGGCGGAACATTTGGAACTGGACTCCTGCTGCTTACAGCGCCACTGTTCAGGCTGAGGTGTATCTCAAGGGCCTGGTGACGGAGGTGGAGAGACGACAGCAGCTGAAAAAGGAGATTGAAGCCACCAAGAACAGAAAAGTTGGCACGGTACGAGTGGTTGCTGCAGACAGCGACGATGAATGA
- a CDS encoding ATPase, vacuolar ER assembly factor, Vma12 (similar to Metarhizium robertsii ARSEF 23 XP_007819520.1) codes for MTASIVDGLTKLNELDNLVEGSDAQQDTADDQTLDQQQSLDAGPSLAEPSVGKPISHGQIVDIWKKLRASKETSYTLEVLLRGSQVYIPPPPPKPEPTEEYKALMARLRHEEAQRAYERMVNPPPKIETFSDRFPTSAQAFSQVNRPIHASDLGDDDVTLNDVHRQVMLIINFLVSILGVAGTLWVISRWWSLPARIFLTMGGSIVVAVAEVAVYSGYMWRMDKAKQKQKTAKEVKQVVNTWVVGQDEKDNDDDAVLLRRKEDVDGSVRKRITKLAS; via the exons ATGACCGCCTCCATCGTGGACGGCTTGACGAAGCTTAACGAGCTTGACAATCTCGTGGAGGGTAGCGATGCCCAGCAAGATACGGCGGACGATCAGACTCTCGACCAGCAACAGAGCCTAGATGCCGGGCCATCGCTTGCCGAGCCTTCAGTTGGCAAACCCATCTCGCACGGCCAGATtgttgacatctggaagaAGCTTCGAGCCTCAAAAGAGACTAGCTACACCTTGGAAGTGCTGCTGCGTGGCTCGCAAGTTTACATCCCACCACCTCCGCCAAAACCAGAACCA ACGGAAGAATACAAAGCTCTAATGGCCCGATTACGGCACGAAGAAGCGCAGCGAGCCTACGAACGCATGGTGAACCCACCTCCGAAAATCGAAACTTTCAGCGACCGCTTCCCTACATCCGCACAAGCTTTTTCGCAAGTGAATCGACCGATTCATGCATCGGACCTgggtgacgatgatgtcaCGTTGAATGACGTCCATCGGCAGGTCATGCTTATTATCAACTTCCTCGTCAGCATCCTGGGCGTTGCTGGCACGCTGTGGGTAATATCACGGTGGTGGAGCTTGCCAGCAAGGATATTCCTCACAATGGGGGGAAGCATAgtcgttgctgttgctgaggttgctgtCTACTCGGGTTACATGTGGCGGATGGATAAGGCGAAGCAAAAACAGAAGACTGCTAAGGAAGTTAAGCAGGTTGTTAATACGTGGGTGGTTGGTCAAGATGAGAAGgataatgatgatgatgcagtgTTATTACGACGGAaggaggatgtggatggatcGGTTCGGAAGAGGATAACGAAGCTAGCAAGTTGA
- a CDS encoding extracellular soluble lytic transglycosylase (similar to Cordyceps militaris CM01 XP_006668285.1) translates to MHLSNTSKAILLANLASAATNPDAQGACEPTTGGSNACGPNGSEEWLNTGVKGNGWEPPFLDINKLAHISLSDYYNGVGKPCQKYDQYFKSAGQKYNIDPAILAFIAMQESSCNADEGGPTPGLMQCDPGNCQNGKNSCQYPIQDNVDCGAHVLRAALDSSQGNAVHALGSYNGWFTAGDGTGLNGGKGLTEGYPCSQEGKDHGVPQNLNYLHETLNGWFQGYDMYGKDRGLDGAYNCQQNCNNGNIC, encoded by the coding sequence ATGCATCTCTCAAACACCAGCAAggccatcctcctcgccaacctAGCCAGCGCGGCAACAAACCCCGACGCCCAAGGCGCATGTGAACCTACGACCGGCGGCTCCAACGCCTGCGGTCCCAACGGCTCAGAGGAATGGCTCAACACGGGCGTCAAGGGGAACGGCTGGGAGCCCCCCTTCCTAGACATCAACAAGCTGGCGCACATCTCCCTCTCAGACTACTACAACGGCGTCGGGAAACCCTGCCAAAAGTACGACCAGTACTTCAAGAGCGCCGGCCAAAAGTACAACATCGACCCCGCGATCCTGgccttcatcgccatgcAGGAATCATCTTGCAACGCCGACGAGGGCGGTCCGACGCCCGGCCTCATGCAGTGCGACCCTGGGAACTGCCAAAACGGCAAGAATAGCTGCCAGTACCCTATTCAGGATAACGTCGACTGTGGCGCGCACGTCTTGCGCGCGGCGCTGGATTCGTCGCAGGGGAATGCGGTTCATGCGCTGGGCTCGTATAACGGGTGGTTCACGGCGGGTGATGGCACGGGACTTAATGGCGGGAAAGGGCTGACGGAGGGTTATCCGTGCTCGCAGGAGGGTAAGGATCATGGGGTGCCGCAGAACTTGAATTATTTACATGAGACGCTGAATGGGTGGTTTCAGGGGTATGATATGTATGGGAAGGATAGGGGTTTGGATGGGGCGTACAACTGTCAGCAGAATTGTAACAATGGCAATATTTGCTAG
- a CDS encoding zinc-finger of acetyl-transferase ESCO domain-containing protein — MINSSPEYPGMSQYLSRKREKPLRTYGRKSTSTPEPRGEPPSKRARLEPDTQLEIKKSISTESTQLPKEEESNLDKDTQPRPSTEAASRSSILQYFKPLTTDTKPQLQKEDEQSNEKPIISQTVRTRRKPRLLRIRATSLPSDESEDAVSLSGRDETDSNASSPDRKRKTLHDGGDNLLNQGRRESASSDAKPNVRTRSRRSPAVQTTLNISSKAAFAECKVCDTVWNPLYPDDVKYHEKRHKSVVRKARRVDDL, encoded by the exons ATGATCAATTCTTCACCAGAATAT CCGGGGATGTCGCAATACTTGTCGAGGAAGCGCGAAAAGCCGCTCCGCACGTACGGGAGGAAGTCAACATCTACGCCAGAACCACGCGGCGAACCACCGTCCAAGAGAGCGCGATTAGAACCAGATACACAACTAGAAATAAAAAAGAGCATTTCAACAGAGTCAACTCAATTACCGAAGGAAGAGGAGTCAAACTTGGACAAAGACACACAACCGCGGCCCAGCACAGAAGCTGCCTCGCGATCGTCCATTTTACAATACTTTAAGCCTTTAACCACGGACACAAAGCCACAGCTACAGAAGGAAGATGAGCAAAGTAATGAAAAACCAATTATTTCACAAACGGTGCGAACGCGACGGAAACCACGACTGCTACGAATCCGAGCAACCTCCTTACCGTCAGACGAGTCCGAGGACGCGGTGAGTCTCTCTGGCAGAGACGAAACCGACAGCAATGCCTCATCGCCGgacaggaagaggaagacgcTACATGACGGAGGGGACAACTTACTGAATCAGGGGCGGAGGGAAAGTGCGTCGTCGGATGCGAAGCCTAATGTTAGGACGAGGTCGAGGCGGTCGCCGGCGGTGCAGACGACGCTGAATATTTCGTCGAAGGCGGCGTTTGCGGAGTGTAAAGTGTGTGATACGGTTTGGAATCCGTTGTATCCCGATGATGTGAAGTATCATGAGAAGAGGCATAAGAGTGTGGTTAGGAAAGCGAGGAGGGTGGATGATTTGTGA
- a CDS encoding decaprenyl-diphosphate synthase subunit 1 (similar to Aspergillus terreus NIH2624 XP_001217401.1): MQLRPGATVFRDAVVRRITAPSCTLSRYPAVSLDNSRIHRTSIHTSHRRDSAWAAAVQVASNVVGNVVKKAAKDGMTIDPLRTVAKEMQFLTGNIRKLLGSGHPSLDRVAKYYTQAEGKHVRPLIVLLMSRATHLCPKNPQPETVHSARAIDSSISPVQILADVNPSAMPLTSNEPEMRDGTLDILPSQRRLAEITELIHTASLLHDDVIDHSVSRRGSPSANLEFGNKMAVLAGDFLLGRASVALARLRHVEVVELLATVIANLVEGEFMQLKNTERDERSPKYSEETLSYYLQKTYLKTASLISKSCRAAALLGNADATTVDAAYSYGRNLGLAFQLVDDMLDYTRSGKDLGKPAGADLELGLATAPLLFAWKENPELGALVGRKFEREGDVEKARDLVLKSNGIEQTRALAQDYSEKAIAAIADFPESEAKDGLIEMAQKTIKRQK, translated from the exons ATGCAGCTCCGGCCGGGAGCCACGGTCTTTCGCGATGCCGTGGTTCGAAGGATCACAGCGCCGAGCTGTACGCTGAGTCGATATCCCGCAGTCAGTCTCGATAACTCGAGAATACACAGAACGAGCATACACACAAGTCATAGGCGCGATTCCGCCTGGGCCGCGGCCGTCCAGGTGGCATCCAACGTTGTTGGGAATGTGGTCAAGAAGGCGGCCAAAGACGGCATGACCATTGACCCTTTGCGAACCGTCGCCAAAGAGATGCAATTTCTTACAGGAAACATTCGCAAGCTACTAGGGTCAGGTCATCCGTCGCTCGATCGAGTGGCCAAATACTACACTCAAGCAGAGGGCAAACATGTTCGTCCGCTCATCGTTCTACTCATGAGTCGGGCTACGCATCTTTGTCCCAAGAACCCCCAACCTGAAACGGTACACAGCGCACGAGCCATTGATTCTTCGATTTCTCCTGTTCAGATCCTTGCGGACGTAAACCCATCAGCTATGCCGCTGACTTCGAACGAACCCGAAATGAGGGATGGAACTCTAGACATTCTTCCGAGCCAAAGACGGCTGGCTGAAATCACAGAGCTGATCCATACCGCATCTCTCCTTCACGATGATGTAATCGACCATTCAGTTTCAAGGCGTGGCTCTCCATCTGCCAATTTGGAATTTGGCAATAAAATGGCCGTCTTGGCTGGCGACTTTCTTCTCGGACGAGCTTCCGTGGCCCTCGCGAGATTAAGGCACGTCGAAGTGGTGGAACTGCTGGCTACAGTTATTGCCAATCTGGTTGAGGGAGAGTTTATGCAATTGAAGAATACCGAACGCGACGAACGAAGTCCCAAGTACTCTGAGGAAACTCTGAGTTACTACCTGCAAAAGACATACCTCAAGACAGCCAGCTTGATTTCCAAGTCATGCCGTGCAGCTGCCTTACTTGGCAACGCAGATGCCACTACTGTCGACGCCGCCTATTCATACGGTCGAAACTTGGGCCTTGCGTTCCAGCTCGTCGATGATATGCTCGACTATACTCGAAGTGGGAAGGATCTAGGCAAGCCTGCAGGTGCAGATCTGGAACTGGGCTTGGCAACGGCACCGCTACTTTTCGCATGGAAGGAGAACCCCGAACTGGGTGCTTTGGTTGGTCGCAAATTTGAGAGGGAGGGCGACGTGGAGAAG GCGCGCGACCTAGTATTGAAGAGCAACGGCATCGAGCAAACCCGAGCGCTTGCACAAGACTACTCGGAGAAGGCCATTGCAGCTATTGCGGACTTCCCCGAGAGTGAAGCCAAAGATGGGCTTATTGAGATGGCGCAGAAGACGATTAAGCGACAAAAGTAA